A single window of Hymenobacter sp. APR13 DNA harbors:
- a CDS encoding tetratricopeptide repeat protein, translated as MKYTVYAALGLLTLLAAPAHAQRKVKVKGDAAVALSAANRLQPLFGGATTAQAEALLGAGYVDKVAASFASREEASRFLSGKGYEYLSEGLADTAAFRFNLAWLLDAKNPDVYRGLGIVASRQPTPDQAIALLTQGLALAPTDALMLSDLGSSHLIRYEQTQKKKDLTTATDLLQRALAASPDNAIAWQQMARVHYLQQDYAKAWEAVHKGQALSMTSIDFDFLTELLAKMPDPQGKFK; from the coding sequence ATGAAATACACCGTTTACGCAGCCCTGGGGCTGCTCACGCTGCTGGCGGCCCCAGCCCACGCCCAGCGCAAAGTCAAAGTGAAAGGCGACGCCGCCGTGGCGCTGAGTGCGGCCAACCGCCTGCAGCCGCTGTTCGGCGGTGCCACCACGGCCCAGGCTGAGGCGCTGCTCGGAGCCGGCTACGTGGACAAAGTGGCCGCCAGCTTTGCCTCCCGTGAAGAAGCCAGCCGCTTTTTGTCGGGCAAGGGCTACGAGTACCTCTCGGAAGGCCTCGCCGACACGGCCGCGTTCCGCTTCAACCTCGCCTGGCTGCTCGACGCCAAAAATCCCGACGTGTACCGCGGCCTGGGCATCGTGGCCAGCCGCCAGCCCACCCCCGACCAGGCCATTGCCCTGCTCACGCAGGGCCTGGCTTTGGCGCCCACCGACGCGCTGATGCTCAGCGACCTGGGCTCCAGCCATTTGATTCGATACGAGCAGACCCAAAAGAAGAAAGACCTCACCACCGCCACCGACCTGCTGCAGCGCGCCCTCGCGGCCAGCCCCGACAATGCCATTGCCTGGCAGCAGATGGCCCGTGTGCACTATCTGCAGCAGGACTACGCCAAAGCCTGGGAGGCCGTCCACAAAGGCCAGGCCCTGAGCATGACCAGCATCGACTTCGACTTCCTGACTGAGCTGCTGGCCAAGATGCCCGACCCGCAGGGAAAATTCAAGTAA
- a CDS encoding phospholipase D-like domain-containing protein — MNPRPDSPTDLLQHFQRAFADSTLSPEEARQLRQRLTERAQHPAGLADLRHRLFGLARDRFNNFQDKAVVEWLEAASALLLPAPAPAAARATHAEVFFSPNDDCVAAIRRFLGQAARQLDICVFTIADDRLTDAVLAAHRRGVRVRLLTDNDKLHDRGSDVRQLHAAGLPIRVDRTDNHMHHKFAVADNRTVLTGSYNWTRSAAELNLENLLISDDETLVKRYTTEFNKLWDALEEFRG; from the coding sequence ATGAACCCACGGCCCGACTCCCCCACCGACCTGCTCCAGCACTTCCAGCGCGCCTTCGCCGATTCCACCCTCTCGCCCGAAGAGGCCCGGCAGCTGCGCCAGCGCCTCACCGAGCGCGCCCAGCACCCGGCCGGCCTCGCCGATTTGCGCCACCGCCTGTTCGGGCTGGCCCGCGACCGGTTCAACAACTTTCAGGACAAGGCCGTGGTGGAATGGCTGGAAGCGGCCAGCGCCCTGCTGCTGCCAGCTCCCGCACCGGCGGCAGCCCGCGCCACGCACGCCGAGGTGTTCTTCAGCCCCAACGACGACTGCGTGGCGGCCATCCGGCGGTTTCTGGGGCAGGCCGCGCGCCAGCTCGATATCTGCGTGTTCACGATTGCCGATGACCGCCTGACCGACGCTGTGCTGGCCGCCCACCGGCGCGGGGTGCGCGTGCGCCTGCTCACCGACAACGACAAGCTCCACGACCGGGGCTCCGACGTGCGCCAGCTGCACGCCGCCGGCCTCCCCATCCGCGTCGACCGCACCGACAACCACATGCACCACAAGTTCGCCGTGGCCGACAACCGCACCGTGCTGACCGGCTCCTATAACTGGACCCGCTCCGCCGCCGAGTTGAACCTGGAAAACCTGCTCATCAGCGACGACGAAACGCTGGTGAAGCGCTACACCACTGAGTTCAACAAGCTGTGGGACGCCCTCGAGGAATTCCGGGGCTAG
- a CDS encoding RICIN domain-containing protein, with product MRHLLFCFVAGLLSTAPARGGAAVSGPAGPPTAPAAAGVGEGTGLTGSYFNNGSLAGTPLLRRVDAVVDFEWKEGIPAPGVRNDNFSVRWEGQVEAPATGRYKFITRSNDGVRLWVNGKQILDNWSGQGTTTITSAEVSLAAGERATIKVEYYDQEGEATVRLQWVRPNQGPQTVPSVYLYPLEGPGMPVAAPPVAITPPPAPETKPAVDKAAAKAEAKAKADAEATAAAAAKATAKTDAAKAAAAKAAAAKATVAAKPAAPAKPAVAKAPAPAKPAKAEAPAPEALAKTLGIPGVFTIMGRTDGKPLEVQGEAPVSKEPGLASAPAGAPQWQIEEAGAGFYKLTVQGSRKVMEVLGSSTSNGAPLSLWPYYSGNNQLWKIEDAGDGYYKLTAKHSKKALTAGTEEEGGLQQRRYASKPNQQWKLQAVAQQQQQFAGPPADVPVTGANRLSVYPNPSSGVVQMAYQLGQDQPMGWVLYDQRGSAVRVSDYRRQTAGSHHQTIDFTGLPSGDYNLNLTVGASTTRQMVSIRRPNAGTPEATPEPEAAK from the coding sequence GTGCGACACCTACTGTTCTGTTTTGTAGCCGGCCTGCTCTCTACGGCCCCAGCACGGGGCGGAGCCGCCGTTTCGGGACCGGCCGGCCCGCCTACCGCGCCCGCCGCTGCCGGCGTGGGCGAAGGCACGGGCCTCACCGGCTCTTACTTCAACAATGGCTCGCTGGCCGGCACGCCGCTGCTGCGGCGCGTAGATGCAGTAGTGGACTTCGAGTGGAAGGAAGGCATTCCGGCCCCCGGCGTGCGCAACGACAACTTCTCAGTGCGCTGGGAAGGGCAGGTGGAAGCCCCCGCCACGGGCCGCTACAAGTTCATCACCCGCTCCAACGACGGCGTACGCCTGTGGGTGAACGGCAAGCAGATCCTCGACAACTGGAGCGGCCAGGGCACCACCACCATCACCAGCGCCGAGGTAAGCCTGGCCGCTGGCGAGCGGGCCACCATCAAGGTGGAATACTACGACCAGGAAGGCGAAGCCACCGTGCGCCTGCAGTGGGTGCGCCCCAACCAGGGGCCCCAGACGGTGCCCTCCGTGTATCTGTATCCGCTGGAAGGCCCGGGCATGCCGGTAGCGGCGCCGCCGGTGGCCATCACGCCGCCGCCAGCGCCGGAAACCAAGCCCGCCGTCGATAAGGCCGCCGCCAAAGCCGAGGCCAAGGCCAAAGCCGATGCCGAAGCTACGGCTGCCGCTGCTGCCAAGGCCACCGCCAAAACCGATGCGGCCAAAGCGGCTGCCGCGAAAGCCGCCGCTGCCAAAGCTACGGTGGCCGCCAAGCCCGCCGCGCCGGCCAAGCCGGCCGTAGCCAAAGCGCCAGCCCCGGCCAAGCCCGCGAAAGCCGAGGCTCCGGCGCCGGAGGCACTGGCAAAGACGCTGGGCATTCCGGGCGTGTTCACCATCATGGGCCGCACCGATGGCAAGCCCCTGGAAGTGCAGGGCGAAGCCCCCGTATCCAAGGAGCCGGGTTTGGCTTCTGCGCCCGCCGGGGCTCCGCAGTGGCAGATTGAGGAAGCCGGGGCCGGTTTCTACAAGCTCACGGTGCAGGGCAGCCGCAAAGTGATGGAGGTGCTGGGCAGCTCCACGTCCAACGGCGCGCCCCTGAGCTTGTGGCCCTACTACAGCGGCAATAATCAGCTCTGGAAAATAGAAGACGCCGGCGACGGCTACTACAAGCTCACGGCCAAGCACAGCAAAAAGGCCCTCACGGCCGGCACCGAGGAAGAAGGCGGCCTGCAGCAGCGCCGCTACGCCAGCAAGCCCAACCAGCAATGGAAGCTGCAGGCCGTGGCGCAGCAGCAACAGCAGTTCGCGGGCCCGCCCGCCGACGTGCCCGTGACGGGTGCCAACCGCCTGAGTGTGTACCCCAACCCCTCCAGCGGCGTGGTGCAGATGGCCTACCAGCTGGGCCAGGACCAGCCCATGGGCTGGGTGCTCTACGACCAGCGCGGCTCGGCCGTGCGCGTGTCTGACTACCGCCGCCAGACGGCCGGCTCGCACCACCAGACCATCGACTTCACGGGCCTGCCCTCCGGCGACTACAACCTCAACCTGACCGTAGGCGCTTCCACCACCCGCCAGATGGTGAGCATCCGCCGCCCCAACGCGGGCACCCCCGAAGCTACGCCGGAGCCGGAAGCTGCTAAATAG
- a CDS encoding amine oxidase: protein MSVATARSNPFHSFWMAGYECTDQLNAFGHRVDFLPLTGHLQFIDDDYQALHQHQLGTVREGIRWSQIEKTPYQYDWSAVRQMLAAGQRHGIQQVWDICHFGYPDDLTPLHPLFARRFAALCRAFVAFYREVRPEGELIVTPINEVSFMSWLGGDVRGTSPYCVGQGWEVKRGLMRAYIEGVAAMRELDPGVRILTTEPLVNIMPRAGASRQERQRAAEFHDNQFQSVDMLAGRLCPELGGRPEYIDMLGFNFYYDNQWELDPHCRIPWADEPADPRWQPLRHLLAAAHRRYNCPVVLTETSHPGQDRPGWIRMIGEECAAALRLGVPLWGVCLYPIVDRPDWDFPEREWHRSGLWDAVLRPDAPPLRVLHAPYAEALAEAQQLVAEAAPELAGSVALSLS from the coding sequence ATGTCTGTTGCTACTGCCCGCTCCAATCCGTTTCACTCCTTCTGGATGGCCGGCTACGAATGCACCGACCAGCTCAACGCCTTCGGCCACCGGGTTGATTTCTTGCCCCTGACCGGCCACCTGCAGTTCATCGACGACGACTACCAGGCCCTGCACCAGCACCAGCTGGGCACCGTGCGCGAGGGTATCCGCTGGAGCCAGATCGAGAAAACGCCTTATCAATACGACTGGAGCGCCGTGCGCCAGATGCTGGCCGCCGGCCAGCGTCACGGCATCCAGCAGGTCTGGGACATCTGCCACTTCGGCTACCCCGACGACCTCACGCCGCTGCACCCGCTGTTTGCCCGGCGCTTTGCGGCGCTGTGCCGCGCCTTCGTGGCTTTCTACCGCGAAGTGCGCCCCGAGGGCGAGCTGATTGTGACGCCCATCAACGAGGTGAGCTTTATGAGCTGGCTGGGCGGCGACGTGCGCGGCACCTCGCCCTACTGCGTGGGGCAGGGCTGGGAAGTGAAGCGCGGTCTGATGCGGGCCTACATTGAGGGCGTGGCCGCCATGCGCGAGCTGGACCCCGGCGTCCGGATTCTGACCACCGAGCCGCTCGTGAACATCATGCCGCGGGCCGGGGCCAGCCGCCAGGAGCGTCAGCGCGCCGCCGAGTTTCACGACAACCAGTTCCAGAGTGTGGACATGCTGGCCGGGCGACTGTGCCCCGAGCTGGGCGGCCGCCCCGAGTATATCGACATGCTGGGCTTCAACTTCTACTACGACAACCAGTGGGAGCTGGACCCGCACTGCCGCATTCCGTGGGCCGACGAGCCCGCCGACCCGCGCTGGCAGCCGCTGCGCCACCTGCTGGCCGCCGCCCACCGCCGCTACAACTGCCCCGTGGTGCTCACCGAAACCAGTCACCCCGGCCAGGACCGCCCCGGCTGGATCCGGATGATTGGCGAGGAATGTGCCGCCGCCCTGCGCCTGGGCGTGCCGCTGTGGGGCGTGTGCCTCTACCCCATCGTAGACCGGCCCGACTGGGATTTTCCGGAGCGGGAGTGGCACCGCTCGGGCCTCTGGGATGCCGTGCTGCGGCCCGACGCGCCCCCGCTGCGGGTGCTGCACGCCCCCTACGCCGAGGCCCTGGCCGAAGCGCAGCAGCTGGTAGCTGAGGCCGCGCCGGAGCTGGCGGGTTCGGTGGCGCTTTCTCTATCTTAG
- a CDS encoding M4 family metallopeptidase → MLNKYSAATLLLLGGLTTSSLAQDYSRVKSKELDEKGMPSLIELNVQGAAYRLSDAKAALREQLQLASTDQLALLKTETDELGFVHEKYQQFYKGIKVEHGTYSVHARQGRVEVLNGHFEKISGLSTTPTLDAAAALSRALAFVGARTYMWQDAAEEAGLRQQENNAAATYAPQGELVVVENQRSTSPQQAGKPVLAWKFNVYAKAPLSRAFIYVDAHTGEVVLKDDIIKHAAATGTFATKYSGTKTATTDSFNGTFRLHDVTRGNGIQTYNCKKGSSYTAAVDFTDADNSWTEYNNANFDNAALDAHYGAQSTYDYFKNVHNRNSYNNAGATIRSYVHFDNTPGDGVGYENAFWDGTRMTYGDGATRFDPLTSLDVAAHEIGHAVCSSSANLTYSNESGALNEGFSDIWGACVEYYKDASKQTWLIGEDIDKVRPSLRSMSNPNAEGQPDTYKGTSWYTGTGDNGGVHYNSGVLNHWFYRLAVGGSGTNDIGNVFSVAGIGIDKAGRIAYRTETVYLTASSNYAAARTGSIQAAKDLYGAGSAEEQAVTNAWFAVGVGAAYSGGTTPPPTTVTYCASKGNNVAYEWIDYVKLGTIARTSSKDAGYYNGTATSTSLAAGSSQTISYSAGFTSTAYTEYWKVYIDYNQDGDFTDAGELVASRSSNSAATLTSTFTVPTTARTGATRLRVVMSDASATTSCNSYSYGETEDYTVNITGGAAVAGVTAGGSMGLTQGTPARGLELYPNPASDMVRIIMPDNAPLVSVMLTDLRGAKVTGVQVAGDQLNVSALAKGIYTLTATDGQKVFHQRFIKQ, encoded by the coding sequence ATGCTAAACAAATACTCTGCTGCCACCCTTCTGCTCTTGGGTGGCCTTACCACTTCGTCGTTGGCTCAGGATTATTCCCGGGTGAAGAGCAAGGAGCTTGATGAGAAGGGAATGCCGTCTTTGATTGAGCTCAATGTGCAAGGTGCCGCCTACCGGCTCAGCGACGCCAAGGCCGCGCTGCGCGAGCAGCTGCAGCTCGCGTCTACCGATCAGCTGGCCCTGCTGAAAACTGAAACCGACGAGCTGGGCTTCGTCCACGAGAAGTACCAGCAATTCTACAAAGGCATCAAAGTGGAGCACGGCACCTACTCGGTGCATGCCCGCCAGGGTCGTGTGGAAGTGCTCAACGGCCACTTCGAGAAAATCAGCGGCCTGAGCACCACCCCCACCCTGGACGCCGCCGCCGCGCTGTCGCGGGCGCTGGCCTTTGTGGGTGCCCGCACTTATATGTGGCAGGATGCTGCTGAGGAAGCCGGCCTGCGCCAGCAGGAAAACAACGCCGCTGCCACCTACGCCCCTCAGGGAGAGCTGGTGGTAGTGGAAAACCAGCGCAGCACCAGCCCGCAACAAGCTGGCAAGCCGGTGCTGGCCTGGAAGTTCAACGTGTACGCCAAGGCTCCGCTGAGCCGCGCCTTCATCTACGTCGACGCGCACACTGGCGAAGTCGTGCTCAAGGATGACATCATCAAGCACGCCGCCGCCACCGGCACGTTCGCCACCAAGTACAGCGGCACCAAAACCGCCACCACCGACAGCTTCAACGGCACTTTCCGCCTGCACGACGTAACGCGCGGCAACGGCATCCAGACCTACAACTGCAAGAAGGGCAGCAGCTATACGGCCGCCGTCGACTTCACCGACGCCGACAACAGCTGGACGGAGTACAACAACGCCAACTTCGACAACGCCGCCCTCGACGCGCACTACGGCGCCCAGAGCACCTACGACTACTTCAAGAACGTCCACAACCGCAACTCCTACAACAACGCCGGCGCCACCATCAGAAGCTACGTGCACTTCGACAACACGCCTGGCGACGGCGTGGGCTACGAAAACGCGTTCTGGGATGGCACGCGCATGACCTACGGCGACGGCGCCACCCGCTTCGACCCGCTGACTTCGCTCGACGTGGCAGCCCACGAAATCGGCCACGCTGTGTGCTCGTCGTCGGCAAACCTCACCTACTCCAACGAGTCAGGTGCCCTCAACGAAGGCTTCTCCGACATCTGGGGTGCCTGCGTGGAGTACTACAAAGACGCCAGCAAGCAAACCTGGCTGATCGGCGAAGACATCGATAAGGTGCGGCCGTCGCTGCGCTCGATGAGCAACCCTAACGCCGAAGGCCAGCCTGACACTTACAAAGGTACCAGCTGGTACACCGGCACCGGCGACAACGGCGGGGTGCACTACAACTCGGGCGTACTCAACCACTGGTTCTACCGGCTGGCCGTGGGCGGCAGCGGCACCAACGACATCGGCAACGTGTTCAGCGTAGCCGGCATCGGCATCGACAAGGCCGGCCGCATTGCCTACCGCACCGAAACCGTGTACCTCACGGCTTCGTCCAACTACGCGGCGGCCCGCACGGGCTCCATCCAGGCAGCCAAAGACCTGTATGGCGCCGGCTCGGCCGAAGAGCAGGCCGTGACCAACGCCTGGTTTGCCGTAGGGGTAGGCGCTGCCTACAGCGGTGGTACCACGCCTCCTCCCACCACGGTTACGTACTGCGCCAGCAAAGGCAACAACGTAGCCTATGAGTGGATTGATTACGTGAAGCTGGGCACCATCGCCCGTACTTCCAGCAAAGACGCCGGCTACTACAATGGCACGGCCACCAGCACGTCGCTGGCCGCTGGCTCGTCGCAGACCATCAGCTACTCGGCCGGCTTCACCTCGACGGCCTACACCGAGTACTGGAAGGTGTACATCGACTACAACCAGGACGGTGACTTCACCGACGCCGGCGAGCTGGTAGCCAGCCGCAGCAGCAACTCGGCCGCTACGCTCACCAGCACGTTCACGGTGCCAACCACGGCCCGCACCGGCGCCACCCGCCTGCGCGTAGTGATGAGCGACGCCTCGGCCACAACCAGCTGCAACAGCTACAGCTATGGCGAAACCGAAGATTACACGGTGAACATCACGGGCGGCGCGGCCGTTGCCGGCGTAACGGCTGGCGGCAGCATGGGCCTCACGCAGGGCACTCCGGCCCGCGGCCTGGAGCTGTACCCTAACCCGGCTTCCGACATGGTGCGCATCATCATGCCCGATAACGCCCCGCTGGTGTCCGTAATGCTGACCGACCTGCGCGGCGCCAAAGTAACCGGCGTGCAGGTAGCCGGCGACCAACTGAACGTATCGGCGCTGGCCAAGGGCATCTACACCCTTACCGCCACCGACGGCCAGAAAGTGTTCCACCAGCGCTTCATCAAGCAATAG
- a CDS encoding methylated-DNA--[protein]-cysteine S-methyltransferase: MNDTQAYLSTPLGCLRLQGSDAGLAVVEFLEADAAPAPTPPAAVATPLREAHRQLQAYFGRELRDFQLTYDVQQGTDFQRRVWAALPAVSYGRTASYLDLARQLGNPGAVRAVGAANGQNPLGLVWPCHRIIGAGGQLTGYAGGLWRKKWLLDFEQPTVQTALF; the protein is encoded by the coding sequence ATGAATGACACGCAGGCCTACCTTTCCACGCCGCTCGGCTGCCTGCGCCTGCAGGGCTCCGATGCCGGCCTGGCCGTCGTAGAATTTCTGGAAGCGGACGCCGCGCCGGCCCCTACGCCCCCGGCCGCCGTGGCCACACCGCTGCGCGAAGCCCACCGCCAGCTCCAGGCCTACTTCGGCCGCGAGCTGCGCGACTTCCAGCTCACCTACGACGTGCAGCAAGGCACCGACTTCCAGCGGCGGGTGTGGGCGGCGCTACCGGCCGTGAGCTACGGCCGCACTGCTTCCTACCTGGATCTGGCCCGGCAGCTTGGCAACCCCGGCGCCGTGCGGGCCGTGGGGGCGGCCAATGGCCAGAACCCCTTGGGGCTGGTGTGGCCCTGCCACCGCATCATCGGGGCGGGCGGGCAGCTCACGGGCTACGCCGGCGGCCTCTGGCGCAAGAAGTGGCTGCTGGATTTCGAGCAGCCCACCGTGCAAACGGCGCTGTTTTAG
- a CDS encoding alpha/beta hydrolase, with protein MSFSRRWLYLPALLVLPLLLGLANEYATARPSRRTQNVAYVPASDPTFDTERHRLDVYTPKKKAAAPYPVVVFIHGGSWNSGNKNFYSFIGRRLAKQGVVAVVINYRLAPAVQVPQMADDCARAVAWTAQHIAEYGGDPKRLFLMGHSAGAGLAALLAADNRLLARHGWPRNPVKGVLLDDPAGLDMYDYLQKQEYPGDAQYLVPFGQDPAVWREVSAMYHVTAQTPPMRLFIGGETYPSISSSSRKFVSKLQSLGQQPQLTVLPGKKHAPMVLQLYFQHNIIYQELLKFIGA; from the coding sequence ATGTCTTTTTCCCGCCGCTGGCTCTATCTGCCGGCTCTGCTGGTGCTGCCCCTGCTGCTGGGTTTGGCCAACGAATACGCCACCGCCCGCCCCAGCCGCCGCACCCAAAACGTGGCCTACGTGCCCGCCTCCGACCCTACCTTCGATACCGAGCGTCACCGCCTCGATGTATACACGCCCAAGAAGAAAGCTGCGGCGCCGTATCCGGTGGTGGTGTTCATCCATGGCGGCAGCTGGAACAGCGGCAACAAGAACTTCTACTCCTTCATCGGGCGGCGGCTGGCCAAGCAGGGCGTGGTGGCCGTGGTAATAAACTACCGCCTGGCTCCGGCCGTGCAGGTGCCGCAGATGGCCGACGACTGCGCCCGCGCCGTGGCGTGGACCGCGCAGCACATTGCCGAATACGGCGGCGACCCCAAGCGCCTGTTCCTGATGGGCCACTCGGCCGGTGCCGGCCTGGCCGCGCTGCTGGCTGCCGACAACCGCCTGCTGGCCCGCCACGGCTGGCCCCGGAACCCCGTCAAAGGCGTCCTGCTCGATGACCCCGCCGGCCTCGATATGTACGACTACCTGCAGAAGCAGGAGTACCCCGGCGACGCCCAGTACCTGGTGCCGTTCGGACAAGACCCGGCCGTGTGGCGCGAGGTGTCGGCCATGTACCACGTCACGGCCCAGACGCCGCCCATGCGGCTGTTCATCGGCGGCGAAACGTATCCGTCCATCAGTAGCAGCAGCCGCAAGTTTGTGAGCAAGCTGCAGAGCCTGGGCCAGCAGCCGCAGCTGACCGTGCTGCCCGGCAAAAAACACGCCCCCATGGTGCTGCAGCTCTACTTCCAGCACAACATCATCTACCAGGAGCTGCTGAAGTTTATAGGTGCTTAG